The DNA window CAATCACCAGTAAAAGTAAAATAACACGGTAGAAACGCTTCATCCCTGGTTCTTCCCTCCAGTTATAGCATTTTCTGTTTATTATTCGCGTCTTTTTATTTTTTTCCTGCTTTAAAATAATAATATTTTAAAATTTTGGTCCCAAAAAAAGCACCAATCAGTAAAGCGATAAAAAATAACCAGCCATGAAGGGAAAAGGAGGCAATTCCCCCGATAAAGCTCCCAATAGAACAACCAAAGGAAAAGCGGGCTCCCATGCCCATTAAAAAACCACCCAGAATATTTCCCCAAAATTGGATTGGTTTTCGAATTTTACGAATTCTAAATTCTCCGGCAATACTTGAGGCCAAAAAACCTCCCGCAATCACACCAAAATTCACAAAATTAAAGGTAAGCTTCCAAAAACCATCCTGATAAATTTGCCGGTGGCTTACTAACTCAAAAAATTTCCAGCTTTCAACATTTACCCCGAAACTCTTAAAGAGCCACAATCCCCAGAAGGAAAAGATAGTATTAACCCGCCAGACCTTGGTAGAAAAATAAAAGATTAAACCGCTAAATACGGCAAAAAGTACTGCCCCCACTAGATAATTCCATGGTTTTTTCCAAAAAGGTGTATTTTCCCATTCTAACTCGATTTCCGCATAATCATCCTGCCTTTTTTCCCAAAAATAAAGAACTAAAATTATTAAAACTATTAAAAATAGTTGCAAAATAATGGCATTTAACCACCCTAAAAAAGAAGGCAAATAAACAGGTTTAAAAGAAGTTATTAGATCCCAGAAATAGTTTAAAAGGTAAGTAGCTGTAAAAGTACCAAGAAACATAAAAATAAAAGTTATAAAGGCTGCTAACTGCCCTTCTCCCATCCTAACCAAGGTACTTCCGGCACAGCCGCCAGCCCAAACCATGCCAAAACCAAATAAAATACCTCCGAAAAAATTAAAGGGTCCAGTGTAGTAAATTGATCCCTTACCAAAGTGAGTGGGTGAAAAAAACTGCACGATGCCAAATATTACTGTGGTAAATAAGATCAGTAAGAAGAGATTTTTCATTCCTGTAGGATTTCTAAATAAAAATAAATCATTAAAAGCCGAAGCTACACAAATTCTACTTTTTTGCATAGCAAATCCTATTCCAATTCCTAAAAAGTAATATAAAAGCATGGCAGGATTTGTGAAAAATATTATAATCCCAAGGCCTAATAAAAAAATAAAACCTGGTATTAATGAAATTAGATAAACTCTTTTTTCGGAATACAAGAAACATGTCCCCCTTAACATTTCTCGACCGTAACCTGCCAAATGCCAAAATCCACTTCTAAGACTTTAATTTTGCACTTATATTTTTTTAATTGCTTTTTTATAAATAACGGCGCACAACTGTGATCTGTTTCCAAAACAAAACTTTCTCCCGGCTTTAGTTTTTTAAATTCTTCTTCAGCTTTTATAACTGGAATAGGACACATCTCACCTAAGCAATCTATAAACCGCATCTTTTCACCTTTCTAAAACCTTTACTTTTCGCTATAAATTAATTTTTTCCTTCTAGTAAGCAATTATAGTTTGAATATAATTTTCAAAGTTTACTTTTATCTCTCGCATATGATCTCCACCAAACTTTTCAAGAAAGCTCTCCATTAACA is part of the Carboxydothermus pertinax genome and encodes:
- a CDS encoding YeeE/YedE family protein, with the translated sequence MYSEKRVYLISLIPGFIFLLGLGIIIFFTNPAMLLYYFLGIGIGFAMQKSRICVASAFNDLFLFRNPTGMKNLFLLILFTTVIFGIVQFFSPTHFGKGSIYYTGPFNFFGGILFGFGMVWAGGCAGSTLVRMGEGQLAAFITFIFMFLGTFTATYLLNYFWDLITSFKPVYLPSFLGWLNAIILQLFLIVLIILVLYFWEKRQDDYAEIELEWENTPFWKKPWNYLVGAVLFAVFSGLIFYFSTKVWRVNTIFSFWGLWLFKSFGVNVESWKFFELVSHRQIYQDGFWKLTFNFVNFGVIAGGFLASSIAGEFRIRKIRKPIQFWGNILGGFLMGMGARFSFGCSIGSFIGGIASFSLHGWLFFIALLIGAFFGTKILKYYYFKAGKK
- a CDS encoding sulfurtransferase TusA family protein, with product MRFIDCLGEMCPIPVIKAEEEFKKLKPGESFVLETDHSCAPLFIKKQLKKYKCKIKVLEVDFGIWQVTVEKC